The Pirellulales bacterium genome includes the window TGAGGTCGTCGAGGATTGCGAGCAGCGCCTGGCGGCGATCGCGCATATACCGCAGCACATCGGCGGGGGGCGGGTAATCGTCCATATTGGGCGAGGGCTGAGAACCGGGCCCAAACAACTCGGCAAAAATTGGCTCGGGAAGGCTCTTGTCGGGCGCGACCAGGCGAATAAAGAAATCGTCGACTACCGCCATGTGCCCGGCAAACCACAATGGATGATTCGCCTTGGGATGCACCTGATGCAGCCACTCGGCTGGCGTTTGGAACGCCTTCAAGAGCCCTTCGCTGTACTGGCGGGCCTGAACAAGCTGGGCACGAAGGTGATTCTTGTACGACATTCTGAACTGCGGCAGCGAATGACAAGTGAATGGAGCGTGGCATTCTAACATTCACTTGCAACGCGGCTACGGCGAAGCGGTGAATGAGGTTTGGGAGAAGTCAAGAGGCAGTTTGGTCAGCCACGATGCCTTGGCGACCGCTCTTTGACGAGGCGCGGCAAAAACCGTAGAAATAGAGAGTCGCCGATTCGAACGGCGTCGGATGAGGGGTCCCCGCAAAGGAGCCCTGTGAACCTGGTCAGGGCCTAACCGCAGCAGCCATAAGCAGCCAGCTCTTTGTGCGGCTGGGCCCCTCATTCGGCGCCGTTACCCACTTCTTTTCTTCGAGGCACTGGCGCTCGTCCCCAACTCGCATGTCGAACACCACCGCGAGCGACGACACAGCCAGAACTGACTCTTCGCCAGCGGGCGCCGATTATGTGGTGGTGGCGCGCCGCTACCGCCCGCAGACGTTTGCCGACCTGGTGGGTCAAGAGC containing:
- a CDS encoding DinB family protein, whose translation is MSYKNHLRAQLVQARQYSEGLLKAFQTPAEWLHQVHPKANHPLWFAGHMAVVDDFFIRLVAPDKSLPEPIFAELFGPGSQPSPNMDDYPPPADVLRYMRDRRQALLAILDDLTDDDLNHPLPKAKGTPEFLRDWGSVFQMAAWHEGIHSGQVSVAHRALGHKPLAGG